One Pseudomonas sp. B21_DOA genomic window, GGCAATGAGCGACTTCACCGCCGGGCAGATCGCCTACATCATTAACAACTTGCCCTATGCGATTCCGCTGGAGTTTGGCCATTCGACCCAGGCCCCCGGCGGCATGGTTCGGGTAACCGTGGCTCGCTTCCAGCAAATCGTGTTGGAGGCCATCAGGAACAACCAGGTATGAGTCATGCAATCATCGCCTCGATCTACGAGGCAAAGCTGATCGCCTGGAACGCTGCCAGGTCGGAAAAGCTCAAGATCGTTTTTGAGAACATGGCGTATACGCCCGCAGCGGGCGAGACTTACCTGCGGGCGTTCACCATTCCGGGCGACACGGCCAGCAACACGCTCGGCGGAGACCACCGACTCTATACCGGTGTATTTCAGGTCAGCATTGTTTGCCCGGCAGGCACAGGTAAAGCAAAAACCAACCCCATTGCCGCCGAGATCATCTCGTTATTTCCGCTTTATGTGCGCGATGTAAAAAATGGTTTCGTAGTTACGCCCATGACGCCTGTAGATGTCGGCCCAGGCATCACAGGCGATTCAACCTACACGGTCCCGCTGTCGTTCTCATACCGATCCGACACCACGCCATAACCCGCCCGTTGGGCAAATCCTGAACCCGCCTCTGAGCGGGTTTTGTCATTTCTGCAAAGAGGAAAACCCATGTCTGTTTACTTCCCCAACGGGGCGACGCTTTCGATTTCCAGCGGATTCGCCGCCGCCAAGATTATTTCGGCAATCAGCAACGCCAACCCGGGTGTTGCCACCAGCGCCGCGAACGGCTTTGCCAATGGCGACATCCTTCTGATCACCTCCGGCTGGGAAGACATCAACGAGCGCGCCGTGCGTGTATCCAACGCGGCGGCAGGCGCATTCACTCTGGAAGGCATCGACACGTCCAACGTGGCTTTCTTTCCCGATGGCATCAGCGGCGGTACCGCCAAGAAAGTGACCGGTTGGGTCGCGGTCAACCAGGTGATCGGCAACTCCATGTCCGGCGGCGAGCAGCAATACTGGACTTACGCGCCGCTCGAAGCGCGCCGTGACAAGCAGATCCCGACCACCAAAAATGCGCAGGCGTTCGCTTTCCAGCTGGCTGACGATGACAGCCTGGCCTGGTACGAAGAACTGGATAAAGCCGATCGAGAGAAGGAAGTGCGCATCTTGCGTATGTCGCTGCCCAACGGCAAAACGATCTATTACGCCGGTTATGCATCCTTCAACAAAACCCCAACGCTGGTGCGCAACGAAGGTGCAGCGGTTTCCTTTGGCTTTACCATCAATGCTGAAATCACAGCGTATCGCGCGCCGGTCGCAGCTGGCGGCGGGGCCTGATCATGGCGAAGTTCAAGATTGCGCAAGCGCCCACATTCACCGGTGCGGTGATGGTCCCGGTAGTTGGCCAAGACGCGGTGAAGGTGGAATTTACCTTTAAATATCGAGACCGCATCGAACTTGCCGCGCTGTTTGATGGATGGAATCAGCGACAAAAGCAAAGCCTCGAGCAGGTCGGCGACAAGCCTACGATGTCTCAAATCGTTGCGGTCGACACCGAAAACCAAGTTCAGCAGATCAAGGATCTGGTTGTTGGCTGGGAGTTCGATGACAAGTTCGACGACCAGGGCATCAAGGCGCTGGTGACGTCTTGCCATGGTGCAACCGAGGCCGTGGTAAATGCCTACCAAGCGGCCTACGCCAAGGCCCGCACGGGAAACTGATTCGCGCCGCCCGCGCCATGTATGAGCCTCCTCCGAATGCGGAGAAACTTGCCGCATTCGGGTTGGACGCTGAGGACCTCGAAGAGGAATTCGAAGTTTGGCCGTGCCTTTGGCCTGCTTTCCTCCTGTTTAACAGGATGTCCACTCAGTGGCGTGTCGGCGCCGGCGGCGCAATTGGTCTCGACTACAGCAGCATTTGCGACGTGGCCGGCTTCCTGGGCATCAAGAAAAAGAAACTCGCTGAAATCTTCCCAGACCTTCAGGTGCTGGAAGGCGAAGCCCTGCGCGTCATGGCAGAGGAAAGGGAAAACAGCCCGTAAACGCGGGCATCTATTCAAGGTGAGTCGATGAACATTGCAGAACTCGGCGTCAAGATCGACTCGGCCGATGCGATTCAGGCCAAAGCCAGCCTGGATGAAATGGCCAAGGCCGGCGGCCGCGCCGAGCAGTCCGCCGTTTCGTTGATGAACGAAATGCAGGCGCTGGAGAAATCGCTCTCTACCAACGCCAAGACCACGCAGGATCTCGCAAAACAGCGGGAAGCATTGGCGAAGCTGACCAAGACCGGCGCCTATGGCGAGGCTGAGGCCGCGAAGATCTCGGCGCAGCTCGACAAGCAGCAGGTAGCGCTGGCCAAGTCGACGATGGATGAGCAGAAGGCCCTGAATAGCCTGCTGGGCGCCATTGACCCGGCCCGCGCTGCACTGGCGAAGCTGGATACTCAGGTCGAGCAACTGGGCAAACACTTGGATGCAGGCCGGATCAGCCAGGACGAGTACAACACCGCGCTAGGCAAGATCGACAAGGACTACGACAAACTCAACAAAACCACCACCGGCTTCGACAAGCTGCGGCTCGGCTCGCGCCAGGCGCAGGAAAACGTGGTGCAGCTGGGGAATGCGCTGTCGTCGGGCGACTGGGGAAGCGGCGTTCGTGCTGTTGCTCAGTTGGGCGCCGGGGCGGGTGAGGGCGCGGCGGGCCTGCTGGCGATTCTCGGCCCGCTGGCGCTGGCCACTGCCGCGGTGGGTGGATTGGCATACGCTTTCTACAAGGGGAGCGAGGAGCAAGACAGCTACAACAAATCGCTGATCCTGACCGGCAATTACGCCGGTGTGAGTGCTGGACAGCTCGGCGATATGGCGCGTCAGGTGAGCGCGACTGTCGGCACAACTGGGCAAGCCGCTGAGGTTCTAGCGCTGCTGGCCGGTAATGGAAAGATTGCTGGCGAGAGCTTTACGGGCATCACTCAAGCCGCGGTGTCGATGCAGGAAGCGACCGGCAAGGCCGTGAGCGAGACTGTCGCGGAGTTCGCCAAGCTCGCCGACGACCCGGTCAAGGCATCTGCCGCGCTGAATGAGCAGTACCACTATCTCACTGCGTCGGTTTACTCGCAGATCACGGCACTGGAGAAGCAGGGCGACCATGCCGGCGCCGTGAAGCTGGCGACCGAGTCGTTCGCTGATGCAATCAACGAGCGCACGCCGCGAATCCTCGAGAACCTGAGTTTCTGGGAGAAGGGCTACAACGCCGTTGCTCGCGCTGCTGATGGGTTGAAGAACATCGGGCGTAGCGATATCGGCGCTGATATCGAGCAGGCCCGCCGTGACTTGGCGGGCGCTCAGGCGGGTGACGTAGGCCTGTTCCAGAATAAGCAGGAGATGATCGATCTCTATCAAAATCGCCTCAACATGCTGGAGGACCAGCAGGCCGCAGAAGCCGATATCGCCAAGTGGCAGGGTGAGCAGGCGAAGGCACAAGGCGATGCCGTCTCGTCGATGGCGAAGATCGACGCTCTCACCAAGTCGGCATGGACGAACGAGCAGAAGCGCACCGAGGCGATCAAGGAGTACAAGCGTCAGCTCGAAGACATCCGCAAGGTCGCCCCGAACGATCCTCGCCTGAATCAGGCGGCGATCGACAAGAACCTGGCGAACATTAACGACCAGTTCAAGGATGCGAAAACGGCAGCCACTCAGGTCGATATGACCGGCTTCAACAATGCCAAGAACGACCTGGCAGCTATCAGCACTGAGTACAAAAACGCTCAGAAGGAACTGGACGCTGCGCAGAAGGCTGGACTTGTCACTCAGGCCGACTACGTCCTGAAGCGTGAAGCGCTCATCGGCAACGAGCGCGACGAAGTGACCGCAGCCTACGAGGCTGAGATCGCTGCGCTGGAAGCCGCGAAGGCGAAAAAGACCACATCTGCCGCGCAAAGCATCCAGCTGGATCAGAAGATTGCCGATGCTCGCGCCGGCATGGTCAAGGCTCAAAGGAAGCTGACAGCCAGCTCGAAGTGCTCGCTACCAGCGAAACCGGAAGGCTGGCGAAGCAGGAGCGAGCGATTTCCTCCTACGTTCAGGCCTTGAGCCAGCAGCAGAGAGCACTGGAACTGGCAGGGCAGCGGGCAGTAGTTGGCGTTGGCCAGGGTGATCGGCAGAACGCACTGAACGGAGAACTGAACAGCCAGCAAGACCGGTTTGCTCAGCAATCGCTGGAACTGGACAACCAACGGTCTGACCCGTCCCGCAACATGTCGGAAGAGGAATTCGCTCGGAAGTCGCGGGCGCTCGCAGATGCGAACAAGACCGCAACCGATCAGATCCGGCAGAACTACGCCGATGTTGAGAGGGCTCAAGGGGACTGGACCAAGGGCGCAACGTCGGCTTGGGCCAATTACCTGGACTCGGCGAGCAACATCGCCGGCCAGACGAAAACTCTGTTCGGTAATGCCTTCAGCTCGATGGAGGACGCAGTCGTCAACTTCGCCATGACCGGGAAGCTGTCGTTTGCTGACTTCACCAAGTCGATTTTGGCGGACATGGCGAGGATCGCGACGCGCCAGGCCAGTTCAGCGCTGCTGAGCAGTCTCGTTGGTGCGGCTACCAGCTACTTCACTGGCGGTGGGGGCGGCAATGGACTGGCGGCTGGGTCTGCGGGTGCGACGTCGTCGAATCTCGGCGCGTCCTCAGCGGGCTACTCAAGCAGCTACTTTCCTCAGGCGCTCGGCGGTGCCTGGTCGTCGGGCGTGCAAATGTTTGCCAACGGCGGTGCCTTCACCAACAACATCGTCAGCACGCCGACATCTTTCGGGATGGCCGGAGGCAGGGCGGGCGTAATGGGGGAAGCGGGGCCTGAGGCGATCATGCCTTTGACCAGAACCTCCAGCGGCAAGCTCGGCGTTCTTGCTGCTGGCGGCGGTTCCGGGACAACGATCAGCATCAGCGCGCCGGTCACGGTGGTAACTGAGGACCGTGGGTCTGAAGGCATGCAGATCGACCAGCAAGCGCTATCGAAAAACCTTCAATCGCAAATGCAGGCCGTGGCCGAGAAAGCCGTCGCTGACTCTTGGCGAGCGGGCGGCACCAGCTTTCGAAATGCCAATGGGAGGGCCTGATGGCCATCGAGAAATTCACCTGGCCAACCGAGCGCGGTGAGACACCCGAAATCACCTATCGGGTGCGCACCTCTAAGTTTGGCGGCGGCTACGCGCAGAATGTTGGCGACGGCCCGAACAACAAGGAGGACTCCTATCCGATCACCTGCTCCGGTCGAAAGGCCAAGGTGCTGGAGATCATGAAGTTCCTTGACCGGCACGCCGGTGCGAAGGCGTTTCTGTGGACAACCCCGCTCGGCGAGCTCGGGCTGTTCACCTGCAAAAATCCCGCTCCCACACCAATGGGCGGCGGGGTCTTCAAACTCACCGCCACGTTCGAGCGGGCCTTCCGACCATAAGGGGCAACCATGCCGCTGATCAGTGACATCCAGGTCCTTGAACCTGGCAGCGAAGTGCTGCTCTTTGAATTGGACGGCACGGACTATGGCGCGGACGTGCTGCGCTTCCATGGGCACGCGATACCGCACACGCCGGCCGAGCTGATCGCAGCCGGCGCCGATGCTGACCAACTGCCGGCGAAAGCGATTTACTGGCAGGGCAACGAGTACAGCGCCTGGCCGATGCAGATCGACGGCATAGAGGCGAACGGCGACGGCACGGCGGTCCGGCCGACATTGTCCGTCGGCAACGTCAACGGGCGCATCACCGCGCTTTGTCTGGCTTTCGAGGATCTGCTCGAATTCAAGCTGACGATGCGCCACACGCTGGGCAGCTACCTCGACGCGGCGAACTTTCCGGCCGGCAACCCAACAGCTGACCCAACCCAAGAGACGATTGAGGTCTGGTACATCGACCAGAAGACGAATGAGGACGGGGAGACGGTCAGCTGGGAGTTGGCGAGCCCGGGCGACGTGGGGAACGAGTCAATCGGTCGGCAGGCCACAACGCTGTGCCACTGGTGCCTTACCGGCGGATATCGCGGGCCGAACTGTGGCTACACCGGGCCCTACGTGACGAAGGACGGTGTCATTACCGACAACCCAGAACTGGACGAATGCGACGCCACGCTGGGCAAGGGCTGCATCCCGCGCTTCGGCGAGGGAAACCCGCTGCCGTTCGGTGGCTTCCCGGCCGTTTCCCTAATCGCACGGAGCTGACATGCGAAAGCACATCTTGAATGCTATCCAGGCGCATGCGGCGGCCGAGTACCCGAAAGAGTGCTGCGGCCTGCTGCTGGCGATCGGGCGCAGGCAACAATACTTCCCCTGCATCAACGTTTCGACTGAGCCGAACGAAGAGTTCCGGATCGATCCGGTGCAGTACGCCGCGGCCGAAGACGAAGGCGAAGTAATCGGCGTAATTCATTCGCATCCGGATGCCACCAGCAGGCCGTCGTCGCGTGACCTTGCCATGTGCGAAGCAACGGCGATGCCCTGGCACATCCTGAGCTGGCCGGAAGGCGATCTGCGGACCATCGTGCCGACCGGCGAGGTGCCGCTGCTGAAACGGCCATTTGTGCACGGGGCTTGGGACTGCTGGCAGGTGTGCGCCGATTGGTATAAGCGCGAGTGGGGGCTGGAATTCGAAGCGTTCAAGCGCGCGGATGGCTGGTGGGAGAGCAAGGACAACACCAGCCTGTACGAAGCGAACTACGAAGCCGCCGGCTTTTACCGCGTCGACCATCCGCAGCGCGGCGACATGATCGTCATGGAGGTAGGTCGGACGGTTTACCCGAACCACGCGGGGATCTTCCTCGGCGCTGATTCGGTTCTGCCTGGTGAAGATGCCGCCACGTTTGGCCCTGGCCCGTTCCTGCTGCACCACCTGTATGGCAGGCCATCAGAGGTCATTGTCTTCGGCGGGCCTTGGCTTGACCGGACACGCTTGATTCTTAGGCACAAAAACGCACACCCAATCACATCAGCGGCGCAGCCGCAGGAGTAAATTATGAGCGAGATAATTAGCAGCAATGCGAAAGATACGGCAGGGCGATCTATCTGGTTCATAGACGAGAACGGCAGCATTTTCATTGCCTCGCAGGCTTTGAAGCATGCCGCCGTCTCGTTGAAGCTTACTCGTTAGGCTTGCCGAATTTCTGCGCGTACTCTTCTTCGGAAAGTGCTACCGGAAGCGCGGCACCGGGGAAAGCTTTTTCCCAAATCGCTTTTATCAGCGCGTCGCCATATCCGCCTTGAGCCGAACCGTGCATTGCGACGCCCAGGTATCCCTTGGTCAAGTCTGGGCTTTGTTGCGCAAGAACATGGGTAAGGGCAAGAACCGCGTTCGTCAATTGCATTATTGCATCATCAATCTGTGTTACAGGCTGCTCACTCACATTGACCTCCAGGTCATAAACGCGCCGAAATTGGCGCAATCCCAGTCCTTGGGCTTGCAGGCGAAGGACTGGGGAATCCGTTGCGTGAGGGCAAGAGGCTACTATTGGAGAACGGCGGGGCGTTAGTGGTGATTCGTACAGCGGCTAACGCCGGTGCTGATTGTGTGTAGTGATGGCTAGAGGCTATCATTGGGTCTTTAGGTTATGCCACGGAATATCAGTGAAAAAAGCTCTCATCTGTGCTGCGCTGCTACTCCAAGCGTGCAGCTCTCACAGTCCTTCTCCAGCGCCTCCAAAGGTTGAATTCGTTGAGGTCAAATATGATCCTGCAACTATGTCACGAGTCAGAATTTACACCGGAGTTTCGTTCCTGGAGGCCAGCTATAGCGTGGGGTATTCCTGCGAAGCGTTGAGCGCCGAGTTGCCCGTAAGACCCAAGAATAAACCTCGTCCTGAGGCGCATCTACAGCGTGTACAGAACAACTCAAAACTCAGCATCGGGATGCCTAACTCATGGTGGCTCACTAACGGAACTGCTCAGAATGAAAAATTTTCAGAAATGGTGGTTCCCGCTGGCAAGCCTTTTGTAGTGGATATCAAATACGTCGGTGACGGTGTTTGCATGCCTCCTGCTAGGACATTCGTGCCCGAGCCCGGAGTGGATTACGAGGCACATTTGGTATGGACTAATCAGGCAGGAGAGCGCAACTCTTGCGTCACAGTCGCCCACAGGCTAGGCGACCTCCCGCCAATCCAGCTTCCTCCAATACGATCAGGCATATGCGTTCAGCCGAATAAGTATGTGAAGAGCTCCATTACACGCTGGGATTCGAAGTAACGTGCGCCAGTGATATCTTGCACCCCTTTTCCACAGAGTGACCTACATGAAATTGATCGTAGGAGCGCTGGCGGTAGTGCTCCTTTTTGGGTGTTCACACAAAAGGCAGCCACTCGATAATCGTGATCCGTGCTTAGATTCCGGTGATCCTGGAAGCCCAGGATTTAATGCTTGCCTTGACCGCCGCGCCAAGGCTTTAAAGGCCCTACTTGAAGACGGCGGTGAAAACCAGCGTCGAATAATTTCCGATGAAAAAATCGACAACTGAATACAATGGAATCGACCACGTGAAATTAAATATCGGAGCGTTTACCTGGGGCAGTGCAGCACCTGCCTTGTCCTCGAGGTTTTAAATGGAGCTGTCGCGCCTCAACGAGCTCTTTTTCGAGAACAACTGCGTAGCTTCGATGCGGCTCGAAATGGTGGATTTCAAATACAACCTCACGCTGACCATGTCTTCTGCCGATGATCCTGAAACCGAGGGCGTGACGGCCGTTTTTCGTGACGTCAGCTCACTGAACCTAAGCGGTTTCGGTGGCGGGCTGACCCAATTCATGGACCTCGTGGTGACTCGTATCGACGACGGTCTCGATAGAATCAGGTATGAGCTGAGAGATATTGAGGACGAAAAAATTTCGTTCTATTTCTTCACCTTCAGCGTGCGAGACCATAAGGAGTAAATATGCGGACATTGATAGGAGCGTTGGCGGTAGCGCTGTTGGCGGGGTGTGCAACTTCGCCGACGCCTTCCAATGAAGCCAAGCAGGCGCCGGCCAGCCAGCTGTCGGCCTACCAGGCCAAGCCATCAGGGGCATATGGGACACTGCAAGTGATCCGCGACTCTGGGCAGACCGGAAGCCTTTGTTCAATGGCCGTTTTTATCGATGGCAAACAAGCTGCCAAGCTCGATCCGGGTCAGAAGGCATCTTTCTATCTGCCGCCTGATTCGGTTTCAGTTGGCGCCGCTTACACCGGCTCTGGCATCTGCTCCATGGGTGCGGCCCGAGTGGAGAGGGAAGCGATCGTGAAAGACGGCGCGATCAAGAAATATCGAATTTTCACCGGGGGCGATGGGCAGATCGACATACTGCCCACGACTCTCTGAACAGACCGCCTCCGGGCGGTTTTTTATTGCCTGGAGAATGGCATGTGCTCAGCAATTACCTACACGCCAATGACGAAAGTCATGTTGTCGGGCTCGCTTGCGAAGAAGTTTTTTCGAAGCAAGCCATTCCATCTCGACGGCGGATCGGCCGTGGAGGTGTTCCGTGCGCTCAATGCGACCATTGATGGGTTCGCCGAGGAAATTAAACGACTGGAGCGCCTTGGACTGAAGTTTGCGATCTTCCGCAATCGCGCAAACATCGGAATGGACGGATTCGATCTCGGCGGTACACGGGAAATCCGCATTGTTCCAGTGATTGGTGGCAGCAAGCGTGCTGGCGGGTTACAGACCATTATCGGCACAGCGATGATCGCCGCAGCCTATGTGCTGTCATTCACTCCGTTTGCAGCCGCATCGCCGTTTTTATATGCGGCCGGCGCGTCGATGGCGATCGGCGGCGTCATTCAAATGCTCAGTCCGCAAGCCTCTGGACTGAAGCAAAGCGCATCCCCGAAAACTCTCCGTCCTACGCCTTCGGCAGCTCCAAGAACACCACTGCCAGCGGCAACCCGGTACCGATCTGCATCGGTGAACGCCGGTGGGGCGGGATGATCATCTCTGCGTCAATCCTGGCTGAAGACAAAGCTTAACGGCCTGGGACCGGCCGGTGATACAGTCGCCATTTTCGGAGGGAAGACGATGCAAAGGATTATCGCGGCAGTTTGTTGTGTTGTTGCTCTTGGCGGCT contains:
- a CDS encoding DUF1799 domain-containing protein: MYEPPPNAEKLAAFGLDAEDLEEEFEVWPCLWPAFLLFNRMSTQWRVGAGGAIGLDYSSICDVAGFLGIKKKKLAEIFPDLQVLEGEALRVMAEERENSP
- a CDS encoding phage tail assembly chaperone, coding for MAKFKIAQAPTFTGAVMVPVVGQDAVKVEFTFKYRDRIELAALFDGWNQRQKQSLEQVGDKPTMSQIVAVDTENQVQQIKDLVVGWEFDDKFDDQGIKALVTSCHGATEAVVNAYQAAYAKARTGN
- a CDS encoding phage tail protein, whose protein sequence is MSVYFPNGATLSISSGFAAAKIISAISNANPGVATSAANGFANGDILLITSGWEDINERAVRVSNAAAGAFTLEGIDTSNVAFFPDGISGGTAKKVTGWVAVNQVIGNSMSGGEQQYWTYAPLEARRDKQIPTTKNAQAFAFQLADDDSLAWYEELDKADREKEVRILRMSLPNGKTIYYAGYASFNKTPTLVRNEGAAVSFGFTINAEITAYRAPVAAGGGA
- a CDS encoding C40 family peptidase, which encodes MRKHILNAIQAHAAAEYPKECCGLLLAIGRRQQYFPCINVSTEPNEEFRIDPVQYAAAEDEGEVIGVIHSHPDATSRPSSRDLAMCEATAMPWHILSWPEGDLRTIVPTGEVPLLKRPFVHGAWDCWQVCADWYKREWGLEFEAFKRADGWWESKDNTSLYEANYEAAGFYRVDHPQRGDMIVMEVGRTVYPNHAGIFLGADSVLPGEDAATFGPGPFLLHHLYGRPSEVIVFGGPWLDRTRLILRHKNAHPITSAAQPQE
- a CDS encoding phage minor tail protein L, with protein sequence MPLISDIQVLEPGSEVLLFELDGTDYGADVLRFHGHAIPHTPAELIAAGADADQLPAKAIYWQGNEYSAWPMQIDGIEANGDGTAVRPTLSVGNVNGRITALCLAFEDLLEFKLTMRHTLGSYLDAANFPAGNPTADPTQETIEVWYIDQKTNEDGETVSWELASPGDVGNESIGRQATTLCHWCLTGGYRGPNCGYTGPYVTKDGVITDNPELDECDATLGKGCIPRFGEGNPLPFGGFPAVSLIARS
- a CDS encoding DUF4128 domain-containing protein, yielding MSHAIIASIYEAKLIAWNAARSEKLKIVFENMAYTPAAGETYLRAFTIPGDTASNTLGGDHRLYTGVFQVSIVCPAGTGKAKTNPIAAEIISLFPLYVRDVKNGFVVTPMTPVDVGPGITGDSTYTVPLSFSYRSDTTP
- a CDS encoding phage tail protein — its product is MAIEKFTWPTERGETPEITYRVRTSKFGGGYAQNVGDGPNNKEDSYPITCSGRKAKVLEIMKFLDRHAGAKAFLWTTPLGELGLFTCKNPAPTPMGGGVFKLTATFERAFRP